The Neodiprion fabricii isolate iyNeoFabr1 chromosome 4, iyNeoFabr1.1, whole genome shotgun sequence genome window below encodes:
- the LOC124179706 gene encoding pupal cuticle protein C1B-like, producing MALKYFFFAACIAAVNAGLAITSTSDNTYRSHGNLAQISTQSKSIETPYSSSSKSDIRVSNPAVYASPAHFGHYASAAPSVHHYSSGPAIQHYSAPAVQHYSPAPVVEHYAHAPAAHNSPVYTSAPGPVIAKAAYHVPAPAIHYAQPTPVAQSVYAHAEPAHYAHAEPAHYAHAAPAHYAHAAPAHYAHAAPAHYAHGGQAAGHQVGVAYSPANAVAHLSYSNANDHVNYAW from the exons ATGGCACTAAAG TACTTCTTCTTTGCCGCGTGCATCGCAGCCGTGAATGCTGGACTGGCTATAACATCCACATCCGACAACACGTACCGAAGCCACGGAAATCTTGCCCAGATCTCCACGCAGTCCAAGTCCATCGAGACTCCGTACTCCAGCTCCAGCAAGAGCGACATCCGCGTGTCTAACCCAGCCGTCTATGCCAGCCCAGCGCACTTTGGCCACTATGCGTCCGCAGCACCGAGTGTTCACCATTATTCTTCCGGCCCAGCCATCCAGCATTATTCCGCTCCAGCGGTCCAGCACTATTCTCCAGCTCCAGTAGTTGAGCACTACGCTCATGCACCAGCTGCTCACAACAGTCCCGTTTACACCTCGGCACCTGGTCCAGTCATCGCCAAGGCGGCATACCATGTCCCAGCACCAGCCATCCACTATGCTCAACCTACCCCCGTTGCTCAATCCGTGTACGCTCACGCTGAACCAGCTCATTATGCCCACGCTGAACCTGCTCACTATGCCCATGCTGCTCCAGCTCATTACGCCCATGCTGCCCCAGCTCACTATGCCCATGCTGCCCCTGCTCACTATGCCCATGGGGGCCAGGCAGCCGGGCATCAAGTCGGGGTGGCTTATTCTCCGGCGAATGCAGTCGCTCATTTGAGCTACAGCAACGCCAACGATCACGTCAACTACGCCTGGTAA
- the LOC124179705 gene encoding uncharacterized protein LOC124179705 gives MAFKFVVLACALAVVNCSYIHNPMGHGYGASTTQYGTQEVHYPSGGGGSSQGATSQTESILRGHENLQGQLSASQEKAVQISSGQYSSQGKTDVRVTNPGSYSTGNYNNGQGSQEQQVVTYTPTPGYNNHPGNRYEHSASSSYQQSTPVYGHSTTAYVQPTPVYGQSTGAVYSHNSLPVYHYATSEYAGQGGSSYSHGAAPTYSHPSSNRYSQAGSSAGGPGLLGVSYSPAVSVSHMSYTSPVGISYAW, from the exons ATGGCTTTCAAG ttCGTGGTCCTGGCCTGTGCCCTTGCTGTCGTTAATTGTTCGTATATTCATAACCCAATGGGGCATGGTTACGGTGCATCAACGACGCAATACGGCACGCAGGAAGTGCATTACCCTTCCGGCGGAGGAGGAAGTTCGCAGGGGGCGACATCCCAGACGGAAAGTATCCTGAGGGGTCATGAGAACCTGCAGGGTCAGCTCAGCGCAAGCCAGGAGAAGGCGGTGCAGATAAGTTCCGGCCAGTACTCGAGTCAAGGAAAGACCGATGTCCGTGTAACAAATCCTGGATCATATTCGACGGGCAACTACAACAACGGCCAAGGCTCCCAAGAGCAACAGGTCGTAACGTACACACCAACGCCTGGCTACAACAACCACCCTGGAAACAGATACGAACACTCGGCATCCTCGTCCTACCAACAATCGACGCCTGTTTACGGACATTCCACCACCGCTTATGTTCAGCCTACTCCCGTTTACGGCCAGTCAACGGGAGCCGTTTACAGCCATAATTCTCTACCTGTTTATCATTACGCTACGTCAGAATATGCAGGACAAGGAGGGTCCAGCTATTCGCACGGAGCAGCACCCACCTACTCTCACCCTTCGTCGAACCGTTATTCGCAGGCCGGATCGTCTGCGGGTGGTCCAGGTCTCCTTGGAGTATCATATTCCCCAGCGGTCTCCGTTTCGCATATGAGCTACACCAGCCCAGTTGGTATTTCTTATGCCTGGTAG